TGGTTCGCCTCCGGGGCGAGCGCCGCCGGGCAGTTCTACACCGGCTGGCTCACCGAATACAGCCTCTCGGTGGACAATCTCTTCGTCTTCGTGATCATCATGGCCCGCTTCGGGGTGCCCCGGCAGTACCAGCAGAAGGTGCTGCTGGTCGGCATCGTGCTGGCGCTGGTGATGCGCGGTGGGTTCATCGCCGCCGGCGCCGCGCTGATCTCGCAGTTCTCCTGGGTCTTCTACATCTTCGGCGCCTTCCTGATCTACACGGCGGTCAACCTGGCCCGGCAGGGCGAGCCGGACGAGGGCGAGTTCTCGGAGAACCTGCTGATCCGGTGGAGTCGTCGGGCACTGCCGATCTCCAAGAGCTACGACGACGCGAAGCTGACCACCCACGAGAACGGCCGGCGGCTCTTCACGCCGATGCTGATCGTGATGATCGCGATCGGCACCACCGACCTGATCTTCGCTCTGGACTCCATCCCGGCGATCTTCGGCATCACCCAGGAGCCCTACCTGGTCTTCACCGCGAACGTCTTCGCGCTGATGGGCCTGCGTCAGCTCTACTTCCTGCTCGGCGGCCTGCTCGACCGGCTGATCTACCTGAGCTATGGGCTGGCCGTGGTGCTCGGCTTCATCGGGGTCAAGCTGGTGCTCGAGGCGCTGGCCGACAACAACCTGCCGTTCATCAACGGCGGGGAGCACGTGGGGTGGGCGCCGCACATCCCGATCTGGCTCTCCCTGCTGGTCATCCTCGGCACCCTGCTGGTCGCCACGGTCGCCAGCCTGATGAAGTCCGCCCGGGACCGACGCCGCGAACTGGCCGAGGCTCGACGCTGACCCGCCGCCGGCCGGGTGCGGGTCAGCGCCCGGCCGGTCAGACCCGGTGCGCGCCGACCAGGGTGGCGGTGCGGTCGGCCGGCAGCGGCTCCTCCACCACTCGCCGCCGCCGGTAGCAGGCGTGCAGCATCCGCCGGTTCTCGTGGTCGCCGGGGACTGCGGTGACGATGCCGATGTGGTGGATCTTCCGGCCGGGGCGGGCGAAGAAGTAGAGGTCGCCGGGACGCTCCTCACCCAGCGGCAGTGGTGTGGTCGCCTCGGCCTGGTCGTCGGCGTCGCGGGGCAGCAGCACCCCGAAGCGGCGCCAGGCCAGGTGCACCAGCCCCGAGCAGTCGATGCCGTACGCGGAGAGCCCGCCCCAGACGTAGACGACGTGCAGCAGCCGCTGCGCTACCGCGAGCGCGTCGGCGGCGCTGGGTGGCGTGGCCGGCGCGGAGGTGAGCTGACCGTCGGGCAGCCAGAGCGGCGCGGCCTGGCCGGGGGCGTGCACCGGCTGCCAGCCGTCGGCCGCTGGGCCGGCCGGGACGAGACGGGTGCCGACGACCACGCCGGGCAGCACCACCGGCCCGTTCGGCGCGGCGCGCAGCCCGGTGACCGTGGCGTCCACGACCAGGGGGCGGCCGGTGACGGCCGGGTCGACGGGGGCCAGTTGGTCGGCGGGCAACCAGCCCGGGTAGCCGCGCGGGTCCAGCTTGGCGGCCGGTTGCTCGACGGCGACCACCCGCGCCCAGCCGTCCGGGCGCAGCTCGCTGATGAGCACCCGTTCGCCCAGCAGTAGCTGGCTCAGCACGCAGTCGCCGACCTGTTGGTCGTTGTCCAGGCCGGAGACCCAGGTCGAAATGTCGGCGCGTGCGGTCAGCGCCGGCTGATCCACCGGGCGGACCGCCTCGGGGGAGGTCCACAGCGTCGCCACCGCGACCCGGACGACGGCCTCGCGGCCCGGCTGCAGCTCCACGTCAACCCCCAGCTCGTGCCCGCTGTCCCTGGAACCCTATGAAAGAAACCAACGATCATCAACTGCGGGGCTGCATCTTTGCTTCAGCCAGGCCCGAGATGCCCAGGCCGGGAGCGTCCGGCAGCACCACCGTCGCCCCCTCGTAGCGGAGCCCGCCGTGCACCGGTGACCAGGCCAGCCACCAGGCGGCGTCCAGGTCGGCGACGGCTGTGGTGCCGTACGCGCCGACCAGGCTCGCCGCCGCCCCGATGCCGACCTGGGTCTCCATCATCGACCCGACCACCGTGCCGAGCCCGTGCGCGGCGGCCAGCTCCAGCAGGGTGCGCGCCGGTTGCAGTCCGCCGCACTTGGCCAGCTTGACGTTGACCAGGTCGGCGGCCCGTCGACGGATCACCTCCACCAGTTCACGGACCCCGAAGACCGCCTCGTCGGCCAGGATCGGCACGGACACCCGGTCGCTGACCCACGCCAACCCGTCCAGGTCCCAGCGGGCCACCGGCTGCTCCACCAGCTCCACGTCCAGCCCGGCGTCCTCGATGCCGCGGATGACCCGTACCGCCTCCCGGGGCGTCCAGCCCTGGTTGGCGTCGAGCCGGATCCGCACCCCGGCACCGACCGCCGAGCGGACCGCCCGGACCCGGTCCAGGTCGCCGGCGGCGTCGGTGCCGACCTTGAGCTTGAGCACGCCGAAGCCGTCGGCCCGCCGCTGCCGCGCGGCCGACGCCAGGTCCGCCGCGTCGCCCGCGGCCAGCGTGACGTCCGTGGGGACCCGCAGCGTGGTGCCGCCGAGCAATCGCACCAGGGGTACGCCCAACCGTCGGGCGGCCAGGTCGTGCAGGGCGACGTCCACCGCTGCCTTGGCCGCCTCGTTGCCGACCGCCGCGCGCTGCACCTCGGCGCAGCGGGCCACCAGGTCGTCCGGGTCGCGCCCGGTCAACAGGGGTCCGAGCAGCTCCCGTACGCACGCCTCGGCGCCACCGACCGACGCGCCGGTGACCTGCCAGACCTGCGGTGCCTCGCCGAAACCGGACCGGCCGTCGGCGTCGATGAGTTCGACGACCAGTGTGTCCACAGTGGTGGTACGGCGCAGCGCGGTGACGAACGGGGTGTGTAAGGGGGCGGAAACCCGGTGGGTGCGTACCGCCGAGATCGTCATGTCGGGCACCCTATACGTAGGCACGCGGTGGGAGGGGAGACCGGATGACCGGGCGGGACTGGGAGATGGTGGGCGCACCGAACGCGCGCGACCTGGGCGGCCTCGTCGGCGCGGACGGCCGGCGGGTACGCACCGGGCTGGTGATCCGGACCCCGGCGCTGGGCCGGCTCACCGACGAGGACCTGCCGGTGCTCGCGAAGCTCGGCCCGGCGTGCGTGGTCGACCTTCGTGACGGCTCGGAGATCGCGGTGGCCCCGACGGACCGGCTGGTCGGCGAGCCCCGGGTGGTGCACCTGCCGGTGCACGATCCGGAGCACCCGGTCTTCACGTACGTCTCGGCGGTGCTGCTCGGCCATGACCTCGACGCGTACGCCGAGCTGGCCCGGCAGGGCACGGCGGCGGCGATGGCCGCGATCTACCGGTGGTTCGTCACCGGCGAGTCGGCGCGGGTCGGCTTCGCCGAGGCGGTGCGGCTGGCCGCCCGGGCGGAGAACCTGCCGTTGGTCTACCACTGCTCGGCCGGCAAGGACCGCACCGGCTGGCTCACCGTCATCCTGCTGACGGCGCTCGGGGTGGACGAGGCGACGATCCGCGCCGAGTACCTGCGCAACAACGCGCTGACCGACAGCCTGCGCGCGGTGATCGTCGAGGCGATGCGGCGCCGCCAGCCCGAGCTGGACGTCGACGCGGTGCTGCCGGTGCTGGAGGTCCGCCCCGAGTACCTGGATGCCGGCTACGAGGAGGTCCACCGGGTACACGGCTCATTCGACGGCTACCTGCGCGACGGCCTAAACCTGCCCGACGAGGTCCTCAAGGCGCTGCGGGCCCAACTGCTGGAGTGAGCGTCGATCTAGGGCATATCGCTGTGATCGTAGATCAACTCACGGCGATTTGCCCTAGATCGACGTGGCGGTGGGTGTGGGGTCAGAGGTGGTGGCGGGCCGCCCAGATTTGCGCCGAGATGTGGGCGATCAGTCGGCAGGCGTCGTCCTCGACCTCGTCGCCGCTGGGGCCGCCGTCGGCCAGGTCGGTCGTCGTGCAGACGGCGATGACGTACGGCGGGGCGTCGTCGGGCAGGACCACCCCGGCGCCGTGCCGTACGCCGCGTACCCAACCGTTCTTGTGCGCGATCCGGGTGCCCTCGGGCAGGCCGGCGGCCAGGTCCTCGCGGTGCTCCTGGGCGAGCAGCACGTCCAGCATGGACGCGCAGCCGGCCGGCGAGGCGAGCCGGCCGGGGCTGGTCGCCCCGGTGGCGAGCGCGCCGAGCAGGGCGGCCAGGTCGTGGGCGGTGACCAGGTTGGTGATGCCGGCCTCGCGGGCGGCGAAGTCCTCGATGCCGCGGCCGGTGATGCTGTGCCGGGCTCCGGCCAGCGCCCACACCTCGGCCACCGCGGGCAGGCCGACGTGGCCGATGACCAGGTTGGTGGCCAGGTTGCTGGACCGCACGATCATCCGGTCGGCGAGCCAGCGCAGCGGCGCGGTGCCGCCCACCCGGTCCCAGACCGCGTCGTCGTTGTCGTAGTGCTGCGCGCAGGAGAAGCGGGGTGCGCCGGGCTGGGCCGAGTCGAACTCGTTGACCACCGGGACCGGGGCGTCCAGCTCCAGCGTGCCGGCCTCGGCGGCGCGGTGCAGCGCGGCGAGCACCGCCGCCTTCATGGTGCTGGCGGCGTAGTGGGTGGCGTCGGCATGGCGGGTCCAGGCCGGCGGCGCGTCGAGGCGGCCCACGTACGCCGAGACGGTGCCCGGCACCTTGTCCAGATGGGCGTCGAGATCATCCCAGGTCATGCCGGTGACCGTAGCGGATCACCGGCGGGTGGGCCGGGCAGGCCCGCGTACCCCGCCGGAAAGCGGACGGGCGCGCCGACCGCAAGCGGTCGACGCGCCCGGTGCCGGGTGCTGGTGAGGTCAGCCGGCGTGCTTGCGGCGGGCGGCGGCCCGGCCACGCAGCTGCTGATCGAGCACGACCTTGCGGATGCGCACCGCGGTCGGGGTGACCTCGACGCACTCGTCCTCGCGGCAGAACTCGAGCGCCTGCTCCAGCGACAGCTTGCGCGGCGGGATCAGCTTCTCGGTCTCGTCGGAGGTCGAGGCCCGCATGTTGGTGAGCTTCTTCTCCTTGGTGATGTTGACGTCCATGTCGTCGGAGCGGGAGTTCTCGCCGACGATCATGCCCTCGTACACCTCGGTGGTCGGCTCGACGAAGAGCTGGCCGCGCTCCTGCAGGTTGATCATCGCGAAGGCGGTGACCGCGCCGGCCCGGTCGGCGACCAGGGAGCCGTTGTTGCGGGTACGCAGCTCACCGAACCACGGCTCGTAGGACTCGAAGACGTGGTGCAGGATGCCGGTGCCCCGGGTGTCGGTCAGGAACTCGGTGCGGAAGCCGATCAGGCCGCGCGCCGGGACCAGCCACTCCATCCGGATCCAGCCGGTGCCGTGGTTGACCAGCTGCTCCATCCGGCCCTTGCGGGTGGCCAGCAGCTGGGTGATCGCGCCCAGGTACTCCTCGGGCGCGTCGATGGTCAGCCGCTCGACCGGCTCGCAGGTCTTGCCGTCGATCTCGCGGGTGACGACCTGCGGCTTGCCGACGGTCAGCTCGTAGCTCTCCCGGCGCATCTGCTCGACCAGGATGGCAAGCGCCAGCTCACCGCGGCCCTGCACCTCCCAGGCGTCCGGGCGCTCGGTGGGCAGCACCCGCAGCGACACGTTGCCGACCAGCTCCTTGTCGAGCCGGTCCTTGACCATCCGCGCGGTGACCTTGGAGCCCTTGACCCGGCCGACCAGCGGCGAGGTGTTGGTGCCGATGGTCATCGAGATGGCCGGCTCGTCGACGGTGATCAGCGGCAGCGGCACCGGGTTCTCCGCGTCGGCCAGCGTCTCACCGATCATGATCTCGGAGATGCCGGCGACCGCGATGATGTCGCCCGGGCCGGCCGACTCGGCCGGCTTGCGCTCCAGGCCCTCGGTCATCAGCATCTCGGAGATGCGGACCCGCTGGGTGCTGCCGTCGGTGCGGCACCAGGCCACCGTCTGGCCCTTGTTGATCGTGCCCTGCCGGACCCGGCACAGCGCCAGCCGGCCGAGGAACGGCGAGGCGTCGAGGTTGGTCACGTGCGCCTGCAGCGGCGCGCCCTCGTCGTACGCGGGCGGCGGGATGGTGTCCAGCAGGGTGCGGAACAGCGGCTCCAGGGAGCTGCTGTCGTCCGGCACGGAGCCGTCGGCGGGCTGGGTCAGCGAGGCGATGCCGTCGCGGGCGCAGGCGTAGACGATCGGGAAGTCGATCTGCTCCTCGTCGGCGTCCAGGTCGAGGAAGAGCTCGTAGGTGTCGTCCACGACCTCCTTGATCCGGGCGTCGGGGCGGTCCACCTTGTTGATCACCAGGATGATCGGCAGCCGCGCGCGCAGCGCCTTGCGCAGCACGAAGCGGGTCTGCGGCAGCGGGCCCTCGCTGGCGTCGACCAGCAGCACCACGCCGTCGACCATGGTCAGGCCGCGCTCCACCTCGCCACCGAAGTCGGCGTGGCCGGGGGTGTCGATGATGTTGATGGTGACCGGGTCGGAGCCATCCGCCGGCAGGTAGCGCACGCCGGTGTTCTTGGCCAGGATGGTGATGCCCTTCTCCCGTTCCAAGTCCCCCGAGTCCATCACCCGCTCGGTCGTCTCACCGCGGGCGCCGTACGCGCCGGCCTGCCGCAACATGGCGTCGACCAGGGTGGTCTTGCCGTGGTCGACGTGAGCGATGATGGCGACGTTGCGGAGGTCGGTGCGAAGCTGCATACCCTCTATCCTTCCGCCTGCGCTCGCGCAGGCCGCGTCGGGGTCACCCCCAGGTGCCCCTGATCTCTGGTGAAACTGCTGTCCGGGTCGTTCTCCCGGCTGGCATGCTGGCTCCCGTGTCCCGGGGGCCTGAGTGCATGACCTGCTGACCTTTGTGCAGGGTCTGCCCACGTTGTGGATCTACCTGGTCGCCGCGCTGATCGTGGCGGGCGAGACCGCGGTGATCTTCGGCCTGCTGGTGCCGGGTGAGGCTACCCTGCTGCTCGTCGGCTTCCTCACCTACAACGGTACCTTGCGGCTGGGCCCGGCGTTGCTGGCGATGATCGCCGCCGCGGTCCTCGGTGACGCGCTGGCGTTCCGCGCCGGCCGGCGGTACGGCTCGCGGCTGCGTGCCGGGCTGGGCCACCGGGTCGGGCCCGAGCGGTGGGGCCGGGCCGACGCCATGCTCGCCCGGCTGGGCGGGCGGGGTGTGTTCGCCGCGCGCTGGGTGGCCTTCGCCCGCACTCTGGTGCCCCGGCTGGCCGGCGCGGCCGGTATGCCGTACCGGCGGTTCGCGCCGTGGAACCTCGCCGGCGTGGCGACCTGGGTGGGGGGCTCGGTACTGCTCGGGCACGTCGCCGGTGAGTCGTACGACACGGTCTCCCGGTTCCTCGGCCGGGCCACCGGCGCGGTGCTGGTGCTGCTGGCCGGCCTGCTGGGGGTGGTGCTCGCCGGCCGGTGGCTGGGCCGTAACCCGGACCCGGTCCGGGCGCTGCTCTCCCGGGCCGGCGCGCTGCCGCCGGTGCGCTGGCTCAGCGCCCGTTACGGGGTGCTGTTCTTCCTGGTGGCCATGCGGATCGGCCCGGCCTGGACGCTGCTGCTCAACCTCGCCGCCGGGCTGCTGCTGCTCTTCGCCGCCGGGCTCGCCATCGCCGGCCTGCTCGCCGTGGTGGTCCGCAACAGCGGGCTGGCCGCGCTGGACGGGGCGATCGGGGGCTGGTTCGCCGCCCGGCGGACCCCGGACGCCGCCGACGCCACGCTGGCCCTGGTGTCGCTGGTGCGGGGGTGGGTGCTGATCGTCCTGGTGGCGCTGGTGGCGGCGGTGCTGGCGTGGCGGAACCGGCCCTGGCGGGCGGACCTGCTCAGCGTGGTCGGCACGGTGGGCGCGTTCGTGCCGCTGCTGGTGCTGGCCGTGGTGGCCGAGCTGACCGGGTCGCCGGGGGCGGGGCCGGGCGGCGGCGAGGGGGTCCCGTTTCCTACGCAGAACGCGGTGGTCGCGGCGAGCTTCTGCACCCTGGCCTGGCTGGTGTCCCGGGGTGCCCGCTGGCCGGTGGCGGTGGCCGCCTGGACGGCCGCCGCCGCCGGGGTGCTCGGCGTCGGCGCCGCCCGGCTCTACCTCGGGTTGGACACGGCGAGCGGGACCGCGGCCGCCGTGCTGCTCGGGGTGCTCTGGACGCTGGTGTTCATGGTCGCCTGGGCCACCCGGGACCGGGCGGTGGGGGAGCGGGAGCAGCCGCAGGACCCGGTCCGGCCGCGGTCGCAGGGGCCTCGCCGCCCGGTCGAACCTTGCTAGGGTGCTGCGGCGACGGTCACACGGGGGAGGAACGGCATGCGTGGACGGACCGGTCGGGTGGGTGCTGTGGTGCTCGCCGGGCTTCTGCTTGCGGGCGCGATGGCCGGCTGTGCCGACCGCGGTGAGAGCCCGCAGGGCCAGGCGGCGCCGGTCGCGGTCACCGATGAGCCGACGGAGGCCGCGGTCGACGAGGCCGCCGTGGAGCCGAGCCCGTCGGTGAGCGGGGTGGCGGCCATGGGTGCCGCGCCGAGTCGCAGCGCGACCCCGACCCCGAAGCCGACGAAGAAGCCGACCCGCCCGTCCGGCCCGGCGACGAAGCCGCGCCCGGTGGCGAAGCCGCCCACCGAGATCAAGGTCCCGCCGGCGCCCCCGAAGCCGGCACCGACCTCCTGTAAGCCCAGTTACAAGGGCACCCAGGCGACCCGGGCGGAGACCAAGGCGGCGCTGGCCGACGCGGCCGCCCGCGTCTACTGGCCGACCTCCGCACCGACCATCGAGATCCCGCTCAAGCTGCTCAAGGCCACCGCCTGGCAGGAGAGCGGCTGGCAGTCCAACATCTACGCCTGCGACGGCGGCGTCGGGCTGATGCAGGTGATGCCGGGCACCGCGACCTGGATGAACCAGCGGTTCGAGCAGAGCTACGAGATCGACGACTACCGGGACAACGCGTACCTGGGCGCCAATTACCTGGCCTGGCTGACCAAGTACATCGGTGACATGTACTTCGAGTCCGACTTCCGGCTCGACGCCAACCTGTGCACCTCCGAGCTGAACTCCTGTCTGCTCAACGCGGTGATCGCCGCGTACAACTTCGGGCACGGGGCGGTGGCGCAGGAGGGAAAGCC
Above is a window of Micromonospora coriariae DNA encoding:
- a CDS encoding TerC family protein, translating into MDVSGLVWAATLVALTAVLLVDLLIIGRRPHEPSVRESSLWVAFYVGLALLFGAGVWFASGASAAGQFYTGWLTEYSLSVDNLFVFVIIMARFGVPRQYQQKVLLVGIVLALVMRGGFIAAGAALISQFSWVFYIFGAFLIYTAVNLARQGEPDEGEFSENLLIRWSRRALPISKSYDDAKLTTHENGRRLFTPMLIVMIAIGTTDLIFALDSIPAIFGITQEPYLVFTANVFALMGLRQLYFLLGGLLDRLIYLSYGLAVVLGFIGVKLVLEALADNNLPFINGGEHVGWAPHIPIWLSLLVILGTLLVATVASLMKSARDRRRELAEARR
- a CDS encoding C40 family peptidase produces the protein MELQPGREAVVRVAVATLWTSPEAVRPVDQPALTARADISTWVSGLDNDQQVGDCVLSQLLLGERVLISELRPDGWARVVAVEQPAAKLDPRGYPGWLPADQLAPVDPAVTGRPLVVDATVTGLRAAPNGPVVLPGVVVGTRLVPAGPAADGWQPVHAPGQAAPLWLPDGQLTSAPATPPSAADALAVAQRLLHVVYVWGGLSAYGIDCSGLVHLAWRRFGVLLPRDADDQAEATTPLPLGEERPGDLYFFARPGRKIHHIGIVTAVPGDHENRRMLHACYRRRRVVEEPLPADRTATLVGAHRV
- a CDS encoding mandelate racemase/muconate lactonizing enzyme family protein, which translates into the protein MTISAVRTHRVSAPLHTPFVTALRRTTTVDTLVVELIDADGRSGFGEAPQVWQVTGASVGGAEACVRELLGPLLTGRDPDDLVARCAEVQRAAVGNEAAKAAVDVALHDLAARRLGVPLVRLLGGTTLRVPTDVTLAAGDAADLASAARQRRADGFGVLKLKVGTDAAGDLDRVRAVRSAVGAGVRIRLDANQGWTPREAVRVIRGIEDAGLDVELVEQPVARWDLDGLAWVSDRVSVPILADEAVFGVRELVEVIRRRAADLVNVKLAKCGGLQPARTLLELAAAHGLGTVVGSMMETQVGIGAAASLVGAYGTTAVADLDAAWWLAWSPVHGGLRYEGATVVLPDAPGLGISGLAEAKMQPRS
- a CDS encoding tyrosine-protein phosphatase, giving the protein MTGRDWEMVGAPNARDLGGLVGADGRRVRTGLVIRTPALGRLTDEDLPVLAKLGPACVVDLRDGSEIAVAPTDRLVGEPRVVHLPVHDPEHPVFTYVSAVLLGHDLDAYAELARQGTAAAMAAIYRWFVTGESARVGFAEAVRLAARAENLPLVYHCSAGKDRTGWLTVILLTALGVDEATIRAEYLRNNALTDSLRAVIVEAMRRRQPELDVDAVLPVLEVRPEYLDAGYEEVHRVHGSFDGYLRDGLNLPDEVLKALRAQLLE
- a CDS encoding serine hydrolase: MTWDDLDAHLDKVPGTVSAYVGRLDAPPAWTRHADATHYAASTMKAAVLAALHRAAEAGTLELDAPVPVVNEFDSAQPGAPRFSCAQHYDNDDAVWDRVGGTAPLRWLADRMIVRSSNLATNLVIGHVGLPAVAEVWALAGARHSITGRGIEDFAAREAGITNLVTAHDLAALLGALATGATSPGRLASPAGCASMLDVLLAQEHREDLAAGLPEGTRIAHKNGWVRGVRHGAGVVLPDDAPPYVIAVCTTTDLADGGPSGDEVEDDACRLIAHISAQIWAARHHL
- the typA gene encoding translational GTPase TypA, with translation MQLRTDLRNVAIIAHVDHGKTTLVDAMLRQAGAYGARGETTERVMDSGDLEREKGITILAKNTGVRYLPADGSDPVTINIIDTPGHADFGGEVERGLTMVDGVVLLVDASEGPLPQTRFVLRKALRARLPIILVINKVDRPDARIKEVVDDTYELFLDLDADEEQIDFPIVYACARDGIASLTQPADGSVPDDSSSLEPLFRTLLDTIPPPAYDEGAPLQAHVTNLDASPFLGRLALCRVRQGTINKGQTVAWCRTDGSTQRVRISEMLMTEGLERKPAESAGPGDIIAVAGISEIMIGETLADAENPVPLPLITVDEPAISMTIGTNTSPLVGRVKGSKVTARMVKDRLDKELVGNVSLRVLPTERPDAWEVQGRGELALAILVEQMRRESYELTVGKPQVVTREIDGKTCEPVERLTIDAPEEYLGAITQLLATRKGRMEQLVNHGTGWIRMEWLVPARGLIGFRTEFLTDTRGTGILHHVFESYEPWFGELRTRNNGSLVADRAGAVTAFAMINLQERGQLFVEPTTEVYEGMIVGENSRSDDMDVNITKEKKLTNMRASTSDETEKLIPPRKLSLEQALEFCREDECVEVTPTAVRIRKVVLDQQLRGRAAARRKHAG
- a CDS encoding DedA family protein; this encodes MHDLLTFVQGLPTLWIYLVAALIVAGETAVIFGLLVPGEATLLLVGFLTYNGTLRLGPALLAMIAAAVLGDALAFRAGRRYGSRLRAGLGHRVGPERWGRADAMLARLGGRGVFAARWVAFARTLVPRLAGAAGMPYRRFAPWNLAGVATWVGGSVLLGHVAGESYDTVSRFLGRATGAVLVLLAGLLGVVLAGRWLGRNPDPVRALLSRAGALPPVRWLSARYGVLFFLVAMRIGPAWTLLLNLAAGLLLLFAAGLAIAGLLAVVVRNSGLAALDGAIGGWFAARRTPDAADATLALVSLVRGWVLIVLVALVAAVLAWRNRPWRADLLSVVGTVGAFVPLLVLAVVAELTGSPGAGPGGGEGVPFPTQNAVVAASFCTLAWLVSRGARWPVAVAAWTAAAAGVLGVGAARLYLGLDTASGTAAAVLLGVLWTLVFMVAWATRDRAVGEREQPQDPVRPRSQGPRRPVEPC
- a CDS encoding lytic transglycosylase domain-containing protein; the encoded protein is MRGRTGRVGAVVLAGLLLAGAMAGCADRGESPQGQAAPVAVTDEPTEAAVDEAAVEPSPSVSGVAAMGAAPSRSATPTPKPTKKPTRPSGPATKPRPVAKPPTEIKVPPAPPKPAPTSCKPSYKGTQATRAETKAALADAAARVYWPTSAPTIEIPLKLLKATAWQESGWQSNIYACDGGVGLMQVMPGTATWMNQRFEQSYEIDDYRDNAYLGANYLAWLTKYIGDMYFESDFRLDANLCTSELNSCLLNAVIAAYNFGHGAVAQEGKPLAIPNPSYVRNVRALMTECVCLGY